One segment of Streptomyces sp. NBC_00576 DNA contains the following:
- a CDS encoding ABC transporter permease → MATATPDAPPLAPAPTKKPPRRRGRWTPYWLLLPGLLWLFVFFALPMVYQASTSVQTGSLEEGYKVTWHFATYWDALADYWPQFLRSVLYAGAATVLCLVLGYPLAYLIAFRAGRWRNLIMILVIAPFFTSFLIRTLAWKTILADGGPVVGALNSLHVLDVTSWLGITAGDRVLATPLAVVCGLTYNFLPFMILPLYTSLERIDGRLHEAAGDLYARPFTTFRKVTFPLSMPGVVSGTLLTFIPASGDYVNADLLGSTDTRMIGNVIQTQFLRILDYPTAAALSFILMAAILIMVTLYIRKSGTEDLV, encoded by the coding sequence ATGGCCACCGCGACCCCCGACGCGCCGCCCCTGGCGCCGGCGCCGACGAAGAAGCCCCCGCGCAGGAGAGGCCGCTGGACGCCGTACTGGCTGCTCCTGCCCGGTCTGCTCTGGCTGTTCGTGTTCTTCGCGCTGCCGATGGTCTACCAGGCCTCCACGTCCGTGCAGACGGGCTCCCTGGAGGAGGGCTACAAGGTCACCTGGCACTTCGCGACCTACTGGGACGCCCTGGCCGACTACTGGCCGCAGTTCCTGCGCTCGGTGCTGTACGCCGGTGCCGCGACGGTCCTCTGCCTGGTCCTTGGGTATCCGCTCGCGTATCTGATCGCCTTCCGCGCGGGACGCTGGCGCAACCTGATCATGATCCTGGTCATCGCGCCGTTCTTCACCAGCTTCCTGATCCGTACGCTCGCCTGGAAGACGATCCTCGCGGACGGCGGCCCGGTCGTCGGCGCCCTCAACTCGCTGCACGTCCTGGACGTCACCAGCTGGCTCGGCATCACGGCGGGCGACCGGGTGCTGGCCACGCCGCTCGCGGTGGTGTGCGGTCTGACGTACAACTTCCTGCCGTTCATGATCCTGCCGCTCTACACCTCGCTCGAACGCATCGACGGACGGCTGCACGAAGCGGCCGGTGACCTCTACGCCAGGCCGTTCACGACCTTCCGCAAGGTCACCTTCCCGCTGTCGATGCCGGGTGTCGTCTCCGGCACACTGCTCACCTTCATCCCGGCGAGCGGCGACTACGTCAACGCCGACCTCCTCGGCTCCACGGACACCCGCATGATCGGCAATGTCATCCAGACGCAGTTCCTGCGCATCCTCGACTATCCGACAGCCGCCGCCCTCTCCTTCATCCTGATGGCCGCGATCCTCATCATGGTCACCCTCTACATCCGCAAGTCCGGGACGGAGGACCTGGTTTAA
- a CDS encoding ABC transporter ATP-binding protein: MTSTDHGGDVRLSGISKRYGSFTAVHPLDLTVPQGSFFALLGASGCGKTTTLRMIAGLEEPSSGTVFLGEQEVTNLPPYKRPVNTVFQSYALFPHLDIFENVAFGLRRRGIKSVKKQVDDMLELVQLGEQARKKPHQLSGGQQQRVAVARALINTPKVLLLDEPLGALDLKLRRQMQLELKRIQTEVGITFVHVTHDQEEAMTMADTVAVMNAGRVEQLGSPADLYENPHTTFVANFLGTSNLIEAEVATKSGDEIVLKAGGGKLLLPEARCSAPTRTGGKVLVGVRPEKISLTHAGDAGDIPAGRNRITGKIAATSFIGVSTQYVIDSPVCPEFEVYVQNIDRDTRLVPGAEVVLHWNPAHTFGLDADQDIDAGVETVDDEAAA, encoded by the coding sequence ATGACCAGCACAGACCACGGCGGCGACGTCCGTCTCTCCGGGATCAGCAAGAGGTACGGCTCCTTCACCGCCGTACACCCGCTCGACCTCACCGTCCCGCAGGGCTCCTTCTTCGCTCTGCTCGGTGCCTCCGGCTGCGGGAAGACCACGACCCTGCGGATGATCGCAGGCCTGGAGGAACCTTCCTCCGGGACCGTCTTCCTCGGCGAGCAGGAGGTCACGAACCTGCCGCCGTACAAGCGGCCGGTGAACACCGTCTTCCAGTCGTACGCGCTCTTCCCGCACCTCGACATCTTCGAGAACGTCGCCTTCGGCCTGCGCCGGCGCGGCATCAAGTCGGTGAAGAAGCAGGTCGACGACATGCTGGAGCTCGTGCAGTTGGGCGAGCAGGCGCGCAAGAAGCCGCACCAGCTCTCCGGCGGCCAGCAGCAGCGCGTCGCCGTGGCCCGCGCGCTGATCAACACCCCCAAGGTGCTCCTCCTCGACGAACCGCTCGGTGCCCTGGACCTCAAGCTGCGCCGCCAGATGCAGCTGGAGCTGAAGCGCATCCAGACCGAGGTCGGCATCACGTTCGTCCATGTCACGCACGACCAGGAGGAGGCCATGACGATGGCCGACACGGTCGCCGTGATGAACGCGGGCAGAGTCGAGCAGCTCGGGTCGCCCGCCGACCTCTATGAGAACCCGCACACCACGTTCGTCGCGAACTTCCTCGGCACCTCCAACCTCATCGAGGCCGAGGTCGCCACCAAGAGCGGCGACGAGATCGTCCTCAAGGCGGGCGGCGGCAAGCTCCTGCTCCCCGAGGCCCGCTGTTCCGCGCCGACCAGGACCGGCGGCAAGGTACTGGTCGGAGTCCGCCCCGAGAAGATCTCCCTCACGCACGCGGGCGACGCCGGCGACATCCCGGCCGGCCGCAACCGCATCACCGGCAAGATCGCCGCCACCAGTTTCATCGGCGTCTCCACGCAGTACGTCATCGACAGCCCCGTCTGCCCCGAGTTCGAGGTGTACGTCCAGAACATCGACCGCGACACCAGGCTGGTCCCGGGTGCGGAGGTCGTCCTGCACTGGAATCCGGCGCACACCTTCGGCCTGGACGCCGATCAGGACATAGACGCGGGCGTCGAGACGGTCGACGACGAGGCGGCCGCCTGA
- a CDS encoding ABC transporter substrate-binding protein, translating to MEQYEPDRLSPAQVAAMRRSFRNGRAALTRRNLLRASAGGALVAGGLGALTGCGIPAAGKTAGGVSADDHSAKEKTVNFSNWTEYMDVDESEKHHPTLDAFTERTGIKVKYTEDINDNVEFFGKIKPQLAAGQDTGRDIIVLTDWLAGRLIRLGWVQKLDPSNLPHAFANLSDQFRSPDWDPGRAYSYPWQGISTVIAYNKKALDGVEVKSVSDMLDNPKLKGRVGFLSEMRDSIGMTLLDMGKDPAKFTDDDYDAAIARLQKAVDKGQIRRFSGNDYTADLTSGDFAACIAWAGDVVQLKADSPDIDFIIPDSGYITSSDNMLIPNKARHKTNAERLMDYYYEPEPAAELAAYINYVCPVEGVKPYLAKLDKDAADNPLIIPDAAMAAKSHAFRLLSQKEETAYEEKFAKLTGA from the coding sequence ATGGAGCAGTACGAGCCCGACCGCCTTTCCCCGGCCCAGGTGGCCGCCATGCGGCGCAGCTTCCGAAACGGCAGGGCCGCCCTGACCCGTCGGAACCTGCTGCGCGCCTCCGCGGGCGGTGCCCTGGTGGCCGGCGGCCTCGGTGCGCTGACCGGCTGCGGCATCCCCGCGGCCGGCAAAACAGCGGGAGGCGTCTCCGCGGACGACCACTCGGCCAAGGAGAAGACCGTCAACTTCTCCAACTGGACCGAGTACATGGACGTCGACGAGAGCGAGAAGCACCACCCCACGCTCGACGCGTTCACCGAGCGGACCGGCATCAAGGTCAAGTACACCGAGGACATCAACGACAACGTCGAGTTCTTCGGCAAGATCAAACCGCAGCTCGCGGCGGGCCAGGACACCGGCCGGGACATCATCGTCCTCACCGACTGGCTGGCCGGCCGGCTGATCCGTCTCGGCTGGGTGCAGAAACTGGACCCCTCCAACCTCCCGCACGCGTTCGCGAACCTGTCGGATCAGTTCCGCAGCCCCGACTGGGACCCGGGTCGCGCCTATTCGTACCCCTGGCAGGGCATCTCGACCGTCATCGCCTACAACAAGAAGGCCCTGGACGGTGTCGAGGTGAAGTCGGTCTCCGACATGCTCGACAACCCCAAGCTCAAGGGGCGCGTCGGGTTCCTCTCCGAGATGCGCGACAGCATCGGCATGACCCTGCTGGACATGGGCAAGGACCCGGCGAAATTCACCGACGACGACTACGACGCGGCGATCGCCCGCCTCCAGAAGGCCGTCGACAAGGGCCAGATCCGCCGCTTCTCCGGCAACGACTACACGGCCGACCTGACGTCGGGCGACTTCGCGGCCTGTATCGCCTGGGCCGGGGACGTGGTCCAGCTCAAGGCGGACAGCCCGGACATCGACTTCATCATCCCGGACAGCGGCTACATCACCTCGAGCGACAACATGCTGATCCCCAACAAGGCGCGCCACAAGACGAACGCCGAGCGGCTCATGGACTACTACTACGAGCCCGAGCCGGCCGCCGAACTGGCCGCCTACATCAACTACGTGTGTCCCGTCGAGGGAGTGAAGCCCTACCTCGCGAAGCTCGACAAGGACGCGGCGGACAACCCGCTGATCATTCCCGACGCGGCGATGGCCGCGAAGTCCCACGCCTTCCGGTTGCTGAGCCAGAAGGAAGAGACGGCGTACGAGGAGAAGTTCGCGAAGTTGACAGGGGCGTAG
- a CDS encoding gamma-aminobutyraldehyde dehydrogenase, with protein MHNSGHRFPAQERLAAGAQYIAGRLTHGTSGHTHAVVDPANGDAVYTYELAGTDDVDAAVAAARAAFPGWAGATPGERSDALHRFAAVLAERAEEFARAESLQCGKPLKLTREFDVPGTIDNTAFFAGAARHLQGQSAGEYSGDHTSYVRREPIGVVGSIAPWNYPLQMAAWKILPAIAAGNTIVLKPAELTPLTSLLFAEAATAAGIPDGVVNIVTGTGKEAGEHLVGHPDVAMTSFTGSTAVGKRVAEVATATVKRLHLELGGKAPFVVFDDADLDAAVNGAVAGSLINTGQDCTAATRAYVQRPLYEEFVAKTAALMDTVRLGDPFAQGTDLGPLISHAQRDRVAGFVERARAYARVVAGGEAPQGELKSGAYYRPTLVADAPQDSEIVQSEIFGPVLVVLPFDSDDEGIRLANDTPYGLAASAWSRDVYRANRATREIKAGCVWVNDHIPIISEMPHGGYKASGFGKDMSTYSFEEYTQIKHVMFDNTAVARKDWHRTIFGDR; from the coding sequence ATGCACAATTCGGGCCATCGCTTCCCGGCACAGGAGCGGCTCGCGGCCGGCGCGCAGTACATCGCGGGCCGCCTGACCCACGGCACCTCCGGGCATACGCACGCGGTCGTCGACCCGGCCAACGGCGACGCCGTCTACACGTACGAGCTGGCCGGCACCGACGACGTGGACGCCGCAGTCGCCGCCGCACGCGCGGCCTTCCCGGGCTGGGCCGGGGCCACCCCGGGCGAGCGTTCCGACGCACTGCACCGCTTCGCTGCCGTCCTCGCCGAGCGCGCCGAGGAGTTCGCCCGCGCCGAGTCCCTCCAGTGCGGCAAGCCGCTCAAGCTGACCCGCGAGTTCGACGTGCCGGGGACGATCGACAACACCGCGTTCTTCGCCGGCGCCGCCCGTCACCTCCAGGGGCAGTCGGCCGGGGAGTACTCCGGCGACCACACCTCGTACGTCCGCCGGGAACCCATCGGTGTCGTCGGCTCCATCGCGCCCTGGAACTACCCGCTCCAGATGGCCGCCTGGAAGATCCTCCCGGCGATCGCGGCCGGCAACACGATCGTGCTCAAGCCCGCCGAGCTGACCCCGCTGACCTCCCTCCTCTTCGCCGAGGCGGCCACCGCGGCCGGGATTCCGGACGGCGTCGTCAACATCGTCACCGGAACCGGCAAGGAAGCCGGCGAGCACCTCGTCGGGCATCCCGATGTCGCCATGACGTCCTTCACCGGGTCCACCGCCGTCGGCAAGCGTGTCGCCGAGGTCGCCACCGCCACCGTCAAGCGGCTCCACCTGGAGCTGGGCGGCAAGGCACCCTTCGTCGTCTTCGACGACGCCGATCTCGACGCGGCCGTCAACGGTGCTGTCGCGGGCTCGCTCATCAACACCGGGCAGGACTGCACGGCCGCCACGCGCGCGTACGTGCAACGGCCGCTGTACGAGGAGTTCGTCGCGAAAACGGCCGCCCTTATGGACACCGTCCGGCTCGGTGACCCGTTCGCCCAGGGCACCGATCTCGGGCCGCTCATCTCGCACGCACAGCGCGACCGCGTCGCCGGTTTCGTCGAGCGGGCGCGTGCCTACGCGCGCGTGGTGGCCGGCGGCGAGGCTCCCCAGGGGGAGCTGAAGAGCGGCGCCTACTACCGGCCCACTCTGGTCGCAGACGCCCCTCAGGACAGCGAGATCGTCCAGTCCGAGATCTTCGGGCCGGTGCTCGTCGTCCTCCCCTTCGACAGCGACGACGAGGGCATCCGGCTCGCCAACGACACGCCCTACGGTCTCGCCGCCTCCGCCTGGAGCCGGGACGTCTACCGGGCGAACCGCGCCACCCGCGAGATCAAGGCGGGCTGCGTGTGGGTCAACGACCACATTCCGATCATCAGCGAAATGCCCCACGGAGGGTACAAGGCGTCCGGCTTCGGCAAGGACATGTCCACGTACTCGTTCGAGGAGTACACGCAGATCAAGCACGTCATGTTCGACAACACCGCGGTTGCCCGCAAGGACTGGCACCGCACGATCTTCGGGGACCGCTGA
- a CDS encoding NADAR family protein, giving the protein MSVVAARLACMGKLVANTENTGKSGQIDSVEALTREVRAGARVRYLHFWGHRPRPDGGVGASCLSQWWPAAFSVDGVEYATAEHWMMAAKARLFEDEEAEHRAISAPNPALAKKAGRLVRGFDEAVWERERFGIVVEGSVHKFAAHTALRGFLLGTGERVLVEASPMDRVWGIGLAADDEAAMDPERWRGPNLLGFALMAARERLRVG; this is encoded by the coding sequence ATGTCAGTGGTGGCTGCCAGACTCGCGTGCATGGGGAAACTCGTAGCGAACACGGAGAACACCGGGAAGTCGGGGCAGATCGACTCGGTCGAGGCCCTGACCAGGGAAGTCCGTGCGGGGGCCCGGGTCAGGTACCTGCACTTCTGGGGGCACCGACCACGCCCGGACGGCGGTGTGGGTGCGAGCTGTCTCAGCCAGTGGTGGCCGGCCGCGTTTTCGGTGGACGGGGTGGAGTACGCGACGGCCGAGCACTGGATGATGGCCGCCAAGGCCCGCCTGTTCGAGGACGAGGAGGCGGAGCACCGGGCGATCTCGGCACCGAACCCGGCACTGGCGAAGAAGGCCGGGCGGCTCGTGCGTGGCTTCGACGAGGCCGTATGGGAGCGCGAGCGCTTCGGGATCGTGGTCGAGGGCAGCGTCCACAAGTTCGCCGCGCATACCGCGCTGCGGGGTTTTCTGCTGGGCACGGGCGAACGCGTGCTGGTGGAGGCGAGCCCCATGGACCGCGTGTGGGGCATCGGCCTCGCCGCGGACGACGAGGCGGCGATGGATCCCGAACGGTGGCGGGGCCCGAACCTGCTGGGGTTCGCGCTGATGGCAGCGCGGGAGCGGTTGCGGGTGGGTTAG
- a CDS encoding DUF4190 domain-containing protein, translated as MSDAAQPPHSPENIPAEGASSEGAATGETVGESPANGTPARVPMDKPPAGPASDGTADSGVEPDPWAAPAADARGSGSAADGPRRTMFRKAGDADPPLPSVHNHPTVTSTPAGTTPPPAAPAAQASQPWANPFAPPGGPVAGVPQDNPFAPPTPQASYARPAAPGGPVPPPPIAPDGPGQAPYAYPSYPTHPSGAGYGYPQQSGYAGSGPGYPAPPMYGGGPGYGWAPMAPQPMNGMGTASLVVGIISAVFFCLWPLAIILGILAVVFGLVARQRARRGQATNPGQALAGIICGAVGIVIAVAFGVLIIAFGEEGSADNIDGSYSTVLSQQVQD; from the coding sequence ATGTCCGATGCCGCGCAGCCGCCGCACTCGCCGGAGAACATCCCTGCGGAGGGGGCGAGTTCCGAGGGCGCGGCGACCGGCGAAACCGTCGGCGAGAGCCCCGCGAACGGCACGCCCGCACGGGTCCCGATGGACAAGCCTCCGGCCGGGCCGGCTTCCGACGGTACGGCGGATTCCGGCGTCGAGCCCGACCCGTGGGCAGCGCCGGCAGCGGACGCCCGGGGCTCCGGCTCCGCCGCCGACGGCCCACGCCGCACGATGTTCCGGAAGGCCGGCGACGCCGACCCGCCACTCCCCTCCGTCCACAACCACCCCACGGTCACCTCGACCCCGGCGGGCACCACGCCTCCACCGGCAGCCCCGGCGGCCCAGGCCTCCCAGCCCTGGGCCAACCCCTTCGCCCCGCCCGGCGGCCCCGTTGCCGGCGTCCCGCAGGACAACCCCTTCGCGCCCCCCACCCCTCAGGCCTCCTACGCCCGGCCCGCCGCGCCCGGCGGGCCGGTTCCCCCGCCGCCCATAGCACCCGACGGCCCCGGACAGGCGCCGTACGCCTATCCGTCTTATCCGACCCACCCGTCCGGTGCGGGCTACGGCTATCCCCAGCAGTCCGGATACGCCGGTTCCGGCCCCGGGTATCCCGCGCCCCCGATGTACGGCGGCGGCCCCGGCTACGGCTGGGCCCCGATGGCGCCGCAGCCGATGAACGGCATGGGTACGGCCTCGCTCGTGGTCGGCATCATCTCGGCTGTCTTCTTCTGCCTCTGGCCGCTGGCGATCATCCTGGGCATCCTCGCCGTGGTCTTCGGCCTGGTCGCCCGGCAGAGGGCCCGCCGGGGCCAGGCGACCAACCCGGGCCAGGCGCTGGCCGGGATCATCTGCGGTGCCGTCGGCATCGTCATCGCCGTGGCGTTCGGCGTCCTCATCATCGCGTTCGGCGAAGAGGGGTCCGCGGACAACATCGACGGCAGTTACTCGACCGTCCTGTCCCAGCAGGTCCAGGACTGA
- a CDS encoding adenosine deaminase, with translation MTDHHQRAAAGISDPHAFISGLPKAELHVHHVGSASPRIVSQLAARHPDSQVPTDPEALADFFTFTDFAHFIKVYLSVVDLIRTPEDVRLLTYEIARDMARQQVRYAELTITPFSSVRRGIDERAFMDAIEDARKSAEAEFGTVLRWCFDIPGEAGLVSAEETVRLATDDRLRPEGLVSFGLGGPEIGVPRPQFKPYFDRAIAAGLRSVPHAGETTGPETVWDALNHLRAERIGHGTSSAQDPELLAHLAEQRIALEVCPTSNIATRAVRTLDEHPIKEFVRAGVLVTINSDDPPMFGTDLNSEYAVAARLLDLDEWGLADLAKNAVEASFLDPAGKAALAAEIDTYTSAWLAP, from the coding sequence TTGACCGACCACCACCAGCGTGCCGCAGCCGGCATCAGTGACCCGCACGCCTTCATCTCCGGGCTGCCCAAGGCCGAACTGCACGTCCACCACGTCGGCTCCGCCTCCCCCCGGATCGTCTCGCAGCTGGCCGCCCGCCACCCCGACTCCCAGGTGCCGACCGACCCTGAGGCCCTGGCCGACTTCTTCACGTTCACGGACTTCGCGCACTTCATCAAGGTGTACCTGTCGGTCGTGGACCTCATCCGCACGCCCGAGGACGTCCGGCTGCTGACGTACGAGATCGCCCGGGACATGGCCCGGCAGCAGGTCCGGTACGCCGAGCTGACCATCACCCCGTTCTCCTCCGTACGCCGCGGCATCGACGAGCGGGCCTTCATGGACGCGATCGAGGACGCCCGGAAGTCGGCCGAGGCCGAGTTCGGGACCGTACTTCGCTGGTGCTTCGACATCCCGGGCGAGGCCGGGCTCGTATCGGCCGAGGAAACGGTGCGGCTCGCCACCGACGACCGGCTGCGCCCGGAGGGGCTGGTGTCGTTCGGGCTCGGCGGGCCGGAGATCGGCGTACCCAGGCCGCAGTTCAAGCCGTACTTCGACCGGGCGATCGCCGCCGGACTGCGGTCGGTGCCGCACGCGGGCGAGACCACCGGGCCGGAGACGGTCTGGGACGCGCTGAACCACCTGCGCGCAGAACGCATCGGGCACGGCACGAGTTCCGCGCAGGACCCCGAACTGCTCGCGCACCTCGCCGAGCAGCGCATCGCCCTGGAGGTCTGCCCGACCTCCAACATCGCCACGCGCGCGGTCCGTACGCTCGACGAGCACCCCATCAAGGAGTTCGTGCGGGCCGGCGTCCTCGTCACGATCAACTCCGACGACCCGCCGATGTTCGGCACCGACCTCAACAGCGAGTACGCGGTCGCCGCCCGGTTGCTCGACCTCGACGAGTGGGGTCTCGCCGACCTCGCCAAGAACGCCGTCGAGGCCTCCTTCCTCGACCCGGCGGGCAAGGCCGCGCTGGCCGCCGAGATCGACACGTACACCTCGGCATGGCTCGCCCCCTGA
- a CDS encoding glycerophosphodiester phosphodiesterase, whose translation MQNVTAVAHRGAPYRFRENTTDSLRSALEQGADAVEIDVRLTRDGVPVLLHDATLKRLWERERPLAVLTAAEVRRLTEDGVPTLAQALTVTEGSRVMIDLPGSPDVRAVRRVMDVVRECAAEDRVYYCADAPAMLAVRAADPTAEIALTWKSVAAPRPALLAAVRPRWLNYRFTLVDRRLVARVHRDGYLLSVWTPDTRRSMRRLLDAGVDSITTNRIDALCALRKG comes from the coding sequence ATGCAGAACGTGACCGCCGTGGCCCATCGCGGCGCCCCCTACCGCTTCCGCGAGAACACGACCGACTCGCTGCGTTCCGCGCTCGAACAGGGCGCGGACGCGGTCGAGATCGACGTACGACTCACCCGTGACGGCGTGCCCGTGCTGCTGCACGACGCGACGCTGAAGCGGCTGTGGGAACGGGAACGGCCGCTGGCCGTACTGACGGCGGCCGAGGTCCGCCGGCTGACGGAGGACGGGGTGCCGACGCTCGCGCAGGCGCTGACCGTGACCGAGGGCAGCCGGGTGATGATCGATCTGCCGGGATCGCCCGATGTACGGGCGGTACGGCGGGTGATGGACGTGGTCCGGGAGTGCGCCGCGGAGGACCGCGTGTACTACTGCGCGGACGCCCCGGCGATGCTCGCGGTGCGCGCGGCCGACCCGACCGCGGAGATCGCCCTGACCTGGAAGAGCGTCGCAGCGCCCCGCCCCGCCCTGCTGGCGGCGGTTCGCCCGCGCTGGCTCAACTACCGCTTCACTCTCGTCGACCGGAGACTCGTGGCGCGGGTGCACCGGGACGGCTACCTGCTGTCGGTGTGGACCCCGGACACCCGTCGTTCCATGCGGCGACTGCTGGACGCCGGTGTCGACTCGATCACCACCAACCGGATCGACGCGTTGTGCGCGCTGCGGAAAGGGTGA
- a CDS encoding RNA polymerase sigma factor: protein MDGRQWSSTIAAAQAGDRRALDELVAGWLPLVYNIVGRALNGHADVDDVVQETMLRAVDNLGSLRDPDSFRSWLVAIAMRQIRDRARRRTTAILRDETADGAADFAELTVLRLQLEGQRREVAEAVRWLDDEDRQLLSLWWLEVAGELSRRELAAAVGISRQHAAVRVQRMKGRLEASRGIVRALDDACPDLRELTARWDGDPDSVWRKRLARHIRGCAYCASPGEAVVVPAERLLVGIALVPLPVGFTLSLAFGGKTAVAATAGASLGWSGKVLGALTKPAVALSAGATIVAGGAYVVTQPAEDPPPAIATPTARPQSQAPVTTPPRSPSASPSPSPSTSPSPSATQSKPDLYGTVVDAVDTAPDPNARAAALPRRPEPGITSTGGAHATMNHRGDSVTLTGQGYVLVRWQISPQYRAGGLVMPAWTGLKGKLFHVASGGGRRMDDRVSSTDSSATGMGNSTTGYAVPPAGTQQMWQNEYFYVDGSVTLTVNERGADYGLSVFPTTWDNVEADVTRGPPEGAKRYGLVRDTGKDDTPVPQYATRATPADPATVAQESRVQDT from the coding sequence GTGGACGGGCGTCAGTGGAGTTCCACCATCGCTGCGGCGCAGGCCGGTGACCGGCGGGCGCTGGACGAGCTGGTCGCGGGCTGGCTGCCGTTGGTCTACAACATCGTCGGCCGGGCCCTGAACGGTCACGCGGACGTGGACGACGTCGTGCAGGAGACCATGCTCCGGGCTGTCGACAACCTCGGCTCCCTGCGCGACCCGGACAGCTTCCGGTCGTGGCTCGTGGCGATCGCGATGCGGCAGATCCGGGACCGCGCACGCCGCCGTACGACCGCCATCCTGCGTGACGAGACGGCCGACGGAGCCGCTGACTTCGCCGAACTCACTGTGCTGAGACTCCAGTTGGAGGGGCAGCGGCGCGAGGTCGCGGAGGCGGTGCGCTGGCTCGACGACGAGGACCGCCAACTGCTGTCCCTGTGGTGGCTGGAGGTCGCGGGCGAACTCAGCCGCCGTGAGCTGGCGGCTGCCGTCGGCATCAGCCGACAGCACGCCGCCGTGCGTGTCCAGCGGATGAAGGGGCGCCTGGAGGCCTCGCGCGGAATCGTACGGGCGCTCGACGACGCCTGCCCCGACCTGCGTGAACTGACCGCCCGCTGGGACGGCGACCCGGACTCCGTGTGGCGCAAGCGGCTGGCCCGGCACATCAGAGGGTGCGCGTACTGCGCGAGCCCGGGCGAGGCGGTCGTCGTACCGGCGGAGCGGCTGCTGGTCGGCATCGCGCTCGTTCCGCTGCCCGTCGGCTTCACCCTGTCGCTGGCCTTCGGCGGCAAAACGGCCGTCGCTGCCACCGCCGGCGCTTCCCTCGGGTGGTCGGGCAAGGTGCTCGGCGCCCTGACGAAGCCGGCCGTCGCCCTCAGCGCGGGGGCGACGATCGTCGCGGGCGGCGCGTACGTCGTGACACAGCCCGCCGAGGACCCGCCGCCGGCCATCGCCACCCCCACGGCCCGCCCGCAGTCCCAGGCACCCGTCACCACTCCGCCCCGATCCCCGTCGGCGTCGCCCTCTCCCTCGCCCTCGACCTCTCCCAGCCCGTCGGCGACGCAGTCGAAGCCGGACCTGTACGGCACGGTCGTCGACGCCGTCGACACGGCGCCCGATCCCAACGCGCGGGCCGCCGCCCTCCCGCGCCGGCCCGAGCCGGGGATCACGAGCACCGGCGGCGCGCACGCCACCATGAACCACCGCGGCGACAGCGTGACGCTCACCGGCCAGGGCTATGTCCTAGTCCGCTGGCAGATCTCGCCGCAGTACCGGGCGGGCGGCCTGGTCATGCCGGCCTGGACCGGTCTGAAGGGCAAGCTCTTCCACGTGGCCTCGGGCGGCGGCCGCCGTATGGACGACCGGGTCAGCAGCACCGACAGTTCAGCCACCGGCATGGGCAACTCGACCACCGGTTACGCCGTGCCGCCGGCCGGTACCCAGCAGATGTGGCAGAACGAGTACTTCTACGTCGACGGCAGTGTCACTCTCACCGTGAACGAACGGGGCGCCGACTACGGCCTGAGCGTCTTCCCGACGACCTGGGACAACGTGGAGGCCGACGTGACCAGGGGACCCCCCGAGGGCGCCAAGCGCTACGGCCTGGTCCGCGACACCGGCAAGGACGACACCCCCGTCCCGCAGTACGCCACCCGGGCCACCCCGGCCGACCCGGCGACCGTCGCTCAGGAGTCCCGAGTGCAGGACACCTGA